The Triticum aestivum cultivar Chinese Spring chromosome 7B, IWGSC CS RefSeq v2.1, whole genome shotgun sequence genome window below encodes:
- the LOC123162562 gene encoding uncharacterized protein produces the protein MGGSMSCFGGSGRDYDEAYEQPRRSSRKVRPSDEDGLWYVGERDVDRKATEFIARFHASASYVEAT, from the coding sequence ATGGGAGGGAGCATGTCGTGCTTCGGCGGCAGCGGCCGGGACTACGACGAGGCGTACGAGCAGCCGCGGCGGTCGTCGAGGAAGGTGCGGCCGAGCGACGAGGACGGGCTGTGGTACGTCGGGGAGCGGGACGTCGATAGGAAGGCCACGGAGTTCATCGCCAGGTTCCACGCCTCCGCAAGCTACGTCGAGGCTACCTAG